From a single Phaenicophaeus curvirostris isolate KB17595 chromosome 23, BPBGC_Pcur_1.0, whole genome shotgun sequence genomic region:
- the STMN1 gene encoding stathmin, producing MATSDIQVKELEKRASGQAFELILSPRSKEAVPEFPLSPPKKKDVSLEEIQKKLEAAEERRKSHEAEVLKQLAEKREHEKEVLQKAIEENNNFSKMAEEKLTHKMEANKENREAQMAAKLERLREKDKHIEEVRKNKEGKDPGEAETD from the exons ATGGCTACTTCTG ATATTCAAGTGAAGGAACTGGAAAAGCGTGCCTCTGGGCAGGCCTTTGAGCTGATTCTCAGTCCCCGTTCAAAAGAAGCAGTTCCAGAATTCCCTCTTTCTCCCCCAAAGAAGAAGGATGTGTCATTGGAAGAGATTCAGAAGAagctggaagcagcagaagagagacGCAAG TCTCATGAAGCAGAAGTCCTGAAGCAGCTGGCTGAGAAGCGGGAGCATGAAAAGGAGGTGCTTCAGAAAGCGATTGAGGAGAACAACAACTTCAGCAAAATGGCTGAGGAAAAGCTGACCCACAAAAtggaagcaaacaaagaaaaccgTGAGGCGCAAATGGCTGCTAAACTGGAACGCTTGAGGGAGAAG GACAAGCACATTGAAGAGGTCCGAAAGAACAAAGAAGGCAAAGACCCTGGTGAGGCCGAAACCGACTGA